GAGTTGATGGAACAGGCTGCGGTGAAAAGCGCTCGGGACGATTTGGTGAACCGGCCGGTCGAGGGCGTCTCGGTGATCGAACTTCCGGTTGAAGATTTCGTGAAAAAAAACGAGCTCGTATTGACGACCGGCATTGGCTGCGATGACCGCCAAGAACTGCAAAAATACGTCGAAGATGTCGAAGCCTCCGAAGCGGCAGGTTTATGCGTTGCTGTCGGCCGTCACATTCCGGAAATTCCCCCATCCGTCATCGACTATTGCGACGACCGTCATTTTCCGATCATCGAAATCCCTTGGAAGTTAAGGTTCGCCGACATCACCCAGCAGGTTTTGCAAGAGCTGAGCAAAAGAAGACAGCTCGCGGCCCAGCAATCGGAAAAAACGCAGCAGCAATTGCTCAATTTGATTTTGCACGGGGGTGATTTGACATCAATCAGCCAATATATTTTGGAACAAACGAAAAAACCCGCAGTCATCATCGACGAATACGGCAGCGTGCAAGGCATGAGCCGCGGGTCGGAACAGTTGCTCGAACAGTGGCGTGCGCAAGCAGCGAATGATGAAACCGAATCGATCCGAAAAATCCCGATTCGATCCGCCAGTCATGTACAAGGAATCATTTTATTTCCGGCAGCAGACCGGCATTTAGACGGCGGACAAGAGGATTGGCTCCTAGAGCATGCATCTACGGCAGCCGCTTTATGGTTTCTTCGTGAAAACGCCGTAAAGGAAACGGAGTGGCGCATGCGCGGAGACTTTGTTTGGAGTTTGACAAAAGGTGATTACGATAATCTCGAAGCGGCGGAAGCGCGGGCGAAAGCGAACCAATTTAACCTTCGGCTCTCTTATGTGTGCCTGCTCGGGAAGTGTGAAATCGATCTTGGCGACCCTGCGGCCGAAATGAAAATGAGACAAACTGTCACTATGCTGCAGCAATTGCAAGACCGCATCGATTTGCGGATCATGGCCACTTACAAAACGCCGTGGATCGTCGTATTTCTTGAAGGAGACCAGGAATCAGCGCTGGAAAACGCGCGGAAGTTGTTTAAAGCGTTTGATGAAGCTCCGCAAATGATAAGCAGAATGACGATCTCCTGGGGAATCGGGGAAAATCGCGCCGGTGTCGGCACATTCAGAGAAAGTTATGAGTCTGCGCAATCCGCGCTGGACATCGGTATGCGGTTGAAAGGACCGGGATTTCGAACGGCTTACGGGGACATTCCGATGTACAGGGCGTTGGCGTTGCTCGCGCAAAACGAAGAGATTCGTAAACTGACGGAAGACGTCATCGGAAAACTGATCCGTTATCAACAAGAAAAAAGGATCAACATGCTGCAAACGGCTCGATCGTATATCCAGCATAAAGGAAACATTAGCAAAACCGCGCGGGCGCTTCATCTGCACCGGCAATCGCTCGTCTATCGGCTGCAAAAAATCGAAACCTTGACGCAAAAATCTTTCGACAATCCCGAT
This region of Bacillales bacterium genomic DNA includes:
- a CDS encoding PucR family transcriptional regulator ligand-binding domain-containing protein; the encoded protein is MLTVADVLAMELMEQAAVKSARDDLVNRPVEGVSVIELPVEDFVKKNELVLTTGIGCDDRQELQKYVEDVEASEAAGLCVAVGRHIPEIPPSVIDYCDDRHFPIIEIPWKLRFADITQQVLQELSKRRQLAAQQSEKTQQQLLNLILHGGDLTSISQYILEQTKKPAVIIDEYGSVQGMSRGSEQLLEQWRAQAANDETESIRKIPIRSASHVQGIILFPAADRHLDGGQEDWLLEHASTAAALWFLRENAVKETEWRMRGDFVWSLTKGDYDNLEAAEARAKANQFNLRLSYVCLLGKCEIDLGDPAAEMKMRQTVTMLQQLQDRIDLRIMATYKTPWIVVFLEGDQESALENARKLFKAFDEAPQMISRMTISWGIGENRAGVGTFRESYESAQSALDIGMRLKGPGFRTAYGDIPMYRALALLAQNEEIRKLTEDVIGKLIRYQQEKRINMLQTARSYIQHKGNISKTARALHLHRQSLVYRLQKIETLTQKSFDNPDDVFLIDLCMKIWEAGMSGSSTVPPE